Part of the Vibrio ishigakensis genome, TAGGTACCGACCACGCCGGTATCGCTACTCAAATGGTAGTTGAGCGTAAGATCGCAGCAGAAGAAGGCAAAACTAAGCACGATTACGGTCGTGATGCCTTCATTGACAAGATCTGGGAATGGAAAGGCGAATCTGGTGGCACTATCACCAAACAGCTTCGTCGTCTGGGTGCATCGGTTGATTGGGACCGTGAGCGCTTCACTATGGACGATGGCCTATCTAACGCGGTTCAAGAAGTGTTTGTTCGCCTATATGAAGACGACCTAATCTATCGTGGTAAGCGTCTAGTTAACTGGGATCCTAAGCTACATACAGCTATCTCAGACCTAGAAGTAGAGAACAAAGACAAGAAGGGCCACATGTGGCACTTCCGCTACCCTCTAGCAAACGGTGTTAAGACTGCAGATGGCAAAGACTACATCGTAGTTGCGACCACTCGTCCTGAAACCATGCTTGGCGATACTGGTGTTGCTGTAAACCCAGAAGATCCACGCTACAAAGACCTAATCGGCAAAGAGATCCTGCTTCCTGTTGTAAACCGTCTTATCCCTATCGTAGGCGATGAGCACGCGGACATGGAAAAAGGCACAGGTTGTGTGAAGATCACACCTGCGCACGACTTCAATGACTACGAAGTTGGTAAGCGTCACAGCCTACCAATGATCAACATCCTGACCTTCAACGCTGACATCCGCGATGCGGCTGAGGTGTTCACCACTAACGGTGAGCCAAGCGATGCATACTCAACTGAGCTTCCTGCTAAATATCACGGCATGGAGCGCTTCGCCGCTCGTAAAGCTATCGTGGCTGAGTTTGAAGAGCTAGGTCTACTAGACGAAATCAAAGACCACGACCTAACTGTACCTTACGGCGACCGTGGTGGTGTGGTTATCGAACCAATGCTAACTGACCAATGGTATGTGCGTACTGCTCCTCTAGCAGAGACGGCAACCAAAGCGGTTGAAGATGGCGAGATTCAATTCGTTCCTAAGCAATACGAAAACATGTACTTCTCTTGGATGCGTGACATTCAAGACTGGTGTATCTCTCGTCAGCTTTGGTGGGGTCACCGCATCCCAGCATGGTACGACAACGACGGCAACGTATACGTAGGTCGTACTGAAGAAGAAGTGCGTGCAAACAACAACCTAGCGCCTGTAGTTGTTCTTCGCCAAGACGACGATGTACTGGATACCTGGTTCTCTTCTGCGCTATGGACATTCGGTACTCAAGGCTGGCCAGAGAACACTGAAGACCTGAAGACCTTCCACCCATCAGATGTGCTGGTAACTGGTTTTGACATCATCTTCTTCTGGGTTGCTCGCATGATCATGATGACCATGCACTTCTGTAAAGATGAAAACGGCAAACCACAAGTACCATTCAAGACTGTTTACGTTACTGGCCTTATCCGTGATGAGAACGGCGACAAGATGTCTAAGTCCAAGGGTAACGTTCTAGACCCAATCGACATGATCGATGGTATCGACCTTGAATCTCTAGTTGAAAAGCGCACTGGCAACATGATGCAGCCTCAGCTAGCGAAGAAGATCGAGAAGAACACACGTAAGACATTCGAGGATGGCATCGAACCATACGGTACTGACGCACTGCGTTTCACCCTAGCAGCTATGGCCTCTACTGGTCGTGACATCAACTGGGACATGAAGCGCCTTGAGGGTTACCGTAACTTCTGTAACAAGCTATGGAACGCAAGCCGTTACGTACTGATGAACACAGAAGAGCAAGATTGTGGCTTCAATGGTGGTGAGATTGAGTACTCACTAGCAGACAAGTGGATCGAATCTCAGTTCGAACTAGCAGCGAAAGAATTCAATGGTCACATTGATAACTTCCGTCTGGATATGGCTGCTAACACCATCTATGAGTTCATCTGGAACCAATTCTGTGACTGGTATCTAGAGCTAACCAAACCTGTTCTATGGAAAGGCACTGAAGCTCAGCAACGTGGTACGCGTCGCACTCTAATCACGGTTCTAGAGAAGACTCTGCGTCTAGCGCATCCTGTGATCCCTTACATCACCGAGACTATCTGGCAGAGCATCAAGCCACTGGTTGACGGCGTTGAAGGCGACACCATCATGCTACAGGCTCTGCCTCAGTATGATGAAGCGAACTTCAATCAAGAAGCTCTAGATGACATCGAGTGGGTTAAGGCATTTATCACTAGCATCCGTAACCTGCGTGCAGAGTACGACATCGCACCAAGCAAACCGCTAGACGTGATGCTAAAAGTGGCTGATGAGAAAGACGCACAGCGTGCAGAAGCAAACCGTCAGGTATTGGTATCTCTAGCTAAGCTAGAAGGCATCAAGCTGCTTGCTGAAGGCGAAGAGACTCCAGCATGTGCAACGGCTCTAGTGGGTAAGTCTGAGCTGATGATCCCTATGGCTGGCCTTATCGATAAAGACGCTGAACTAGCTCGTCTACAAGGCGAAGTTAAGAAGACTCAAGGTGAGATCAAGCGTCTTGAAGGCAAACTAAACAACCAAGGCTTCGTAGCGAAAGCACCTGAAGCGGTTGTAGCTAAAGAGCGTGAGAAGCTAGTGGGCTACCAAGAGACACTAACCAAGCTTGAAGAGCAGATGGCGACCATCGCCGCGCTTTAATAGGCAATTAAATGAGAAAGGGTTGACCATGTGTCAGCCCTTTTTTTATGCCTGATAGGTAGCACCTATCACACTTTTTGGTAAAAATCACTTGTGATAATGAGAATTATTATCAATAATAAATTCAGATTCACGAGATGAGTAGCCAATTATGAAAAAGACCATCAGCTTTGCATTCTTACACTTCACCATCGCTTTTAGTGTCGCTTACATTCTAACTGGCGATATCATCCTAGGTAGCTTGATAGCCATGACTGAGCCTGCGGTAAACACGGTTGCCTTCTATTTCCATGAGCTGGTTTGGCAGCGCTCTAACAAGCTTAGAGAGATAGCTAAGAATCCAAAAATCAAAACAGCCAGCTTCGCTGCCGTCCATTTTAGCGTCGCATTCAGCGTAGTGTATCTGTTAACTGGTGACGCATTGGCTGGTGGTATCATTGCCCTACTTGAGCCATCTATCAACACAGTCGCCTACTACTTCCACGAGAAGGTATGGCTTAAAATCCAAGACAACCGTTTTGCCCACGCATAAAAAAGCCCGCTCAATTGAGCGGGCCCTTAAATCTGCTAACGGCAATTACTCTTGCTCGTCTTCTTCATCGTCATACACTAGTGCATCTTCGCCTTCATAGAAGGTGCCCCAGCCATCGTAGATGATGTCGTATTTCTCAGCTAGGTTGATAAGCTTTTCAGCCTGCTCATCGATAAGCTCAGCATCTAGAGCGCAGCTCATTGTTGCATCACAACAAAGAAGCTTAGTGCCATCTTCATCTTCGGTTTCTTCTGCTTCAAGAACCTCGAAGCCCATCTTAAATGCTTCTACTACCGCTTTTTCAAGGGTTTCAAAGTTTTCAGCCATTAGATGGTGTTCAATCTCATACAGAGCATCCGGCTCACTACCATCTTCAAGAAGCGCTGCGATGATGTCGCGCGTATCTTCTTTTTGGATTTCAATCAGCTCTTCAACAGATAGGTAATCTTCTGCTTGTGACATGGAGATGCTCCCGAGTTTTATATCATTCAAAGTGTGTTCCGGACGAAATATGGCACGGTTACAGGAAAAATGAAAGAAGTTCATCCAACCTATTATTAGCAGTCAAACTAAGCCCAAGTAAAAACAGAACCACAACAGAATACAAAATCATTAAAAATACGCCAATGTGTATTTTTACGCATGATTTTTAAATTTAAATGCATTAGGATGAGTTTATGCGACTCCAGTAAAGGAAAGGACAATGGCGTACAATTTGAGAAACCGCAACTTTTTAAAACTATTAGATTTTACCCCTAAAGAGATCGGTTTTCTGCTCGATCTTTCTGCTGAGCTGAAGAAAGCCAAATACTCAGGTACCGAGCAAAAGAAATTAGTGGGTAAAAACATCGCCCTTATCTTTGAAAAAGCCTCGACTCGAACTCGCTGTGCCTTTGAAGTGGCTGCCTTCGACCAAGGAGCTCAGGTCTCTTATCTCGGCCCGTCCGGCTCTCAAATCGGTCACAAAGAGTCGATGAAAGATACCGCTCGCGTATTGGGTCGCATGTACGATGGCATTGAATATCGTGGTTTTGGCCAAGAGCGTGTAGAAGAGTTAGGGCAATATGCCGGCGTTCCGGTTTGGAATGGCCTCACTAATGAATTCCACCCAACCCAAATCCTGGCAGACTTCCTCACCATGGTAGAGCATGGTAAGGGTAAGCAACTGCATGAGATCACCTTCGCCTACCTTGGTGATGCCCGCAATAACATGGGTAACTCACTATTGGTTGGCGCAGCTAAGATGGGTATGGATGTGCGTATGGTGGCACCAAAGGCATTCTGGCCCGAACAAGAGTTGGTTGAGCAATGCCTGCAGATAGGAGAGTCTACCGGTGCCAAGATCACCCTAACCGAGGATGTGAAAGCCGGAGTGGATGGTTGTGACTACCTATATACCGATGTATGGGTCTCTATGGGTGAATCCGACGAAGCCTGGAAAGAACGCATCGAGCTAATGAAGCCGTATCAGGTAAACATGCAAGCCATCAAGGATACCAACAATCCTCAGGTTAAGTTCATGCACTGCCTTCCCGCCTTCCATGATGACCAAACCACCATCGGTAAAGAGGTTTGTGAGAAATACGGTCTACAAGGGCTAGAAGTAACCGATGAGGTATTCGAATCTGAGCACTCCATCGTATTTGATCAGGCAGAGAACAGAATGCACACCATCAAGGCGGTTATGGTTGCAACACTTGGTCACTAAATCGTGACGCAATCGCTTGCGTTGTAGACGGTGGCGCGTATAATCCTGAGCAAATTATAGGAGGAGCGAATGCTACCAAGTGGCAACAACAAACCGAATAAAGCACACTGCATTTGCCGTGTACGTCTCCTATTTTTAAACAGTTAATAATAGCCTCCCATTATGGGGGGCTTTTTTATGCCCAGTTACCATTCCACTGAAGGAAGAAGACCATGCAAAATACGCTTTTTAACAAGCACGTCATCTCTATCCCTGAGTTGAGCAGAGATGAATTGGAGTTGATCGTTCAAACCGCAGGCAAGCTTAAATCTGAGCCTATGCCGGAATTGCTAAAGAACAAAGTTGTTGCAAGCTGCTTCTTCGAGCCGTCTACCCGTACCCGTCTTTCTTTTGAAACCGCGATTCAGCGCGTTGGTGGTAGCGTAATCGGCTTTGATAACGGCGGTAACACCTCGCTCGCAAAGAAAGGCGAGACCCTAGCGGACTCAGTTCAGGTTATCTCTACCTATGTTGATGCCTTTGTAATGCGCCACCCTCAAGAAGGTGCGGCTCGTCTAGCCTCTGAGTTCTCTAACGGTGTACCAGTAATCAATGCAGGTGACGGTTCAAACCAGCATCCGACTCAAACCCTGCTAGACCTATTCTCTATCTATGAGACTCAAGGCACTCTAGATAACCTAAACGTTGCTTTTGTTGGTGACCTCAAGTACGGCCGTACGGTTCACTCCCTGACTCAAGCTTTGGCTAAGTTCAACAATGTGCGCTTCTACTTTATCGCGCCAGAAGCACTGGCTATGCCAGATTACATCTGTGAAGAGCTAGACGAAGCAGGCATCAGCTATAGCCTACACACAGATATGGAAAGCGTTATCCCTGAACTGGATATCCTATACATGACTCGCGTACAGAAAGAACGCTTCGATGAGTCTGAATACGCACACATCAAATCAGCGTACATCCTGACCGCTTCTCTTCTTACTGAAGCGAAAGAGAATCTGAAGGTTCTGCACCCGCTACCACGTGTTGATGAGATCACCACAGACGTAGATAAAACGCCGCACGCTTACTACTTCACTCAAGCGGAAAACGGTGTATATGCTCGCGAGGCACTGCTCGCTCTAGTCCTTAATCAAGCCCTGTAATAGAAGAGATTTTTATCATGACTAAGCCGACTCAATTACAAGTAGAAGCAATCAAAGACGGAACGGTTATCGACCATATCCCAGCTCACGTGGGCATCAAAGTACTTAAGCTGTTCTCCATGGACCAATCTAATCAGCGTGTAACCGTTGGCCTTAACCTGCCATCATCTGCGCTGGGTGCAAAAGACCTACTGAAGATTGAAAATGTGTTCATCAATAAAGAGCAAGCGAGCAAGCTAGCTCTGTATGCACCTCATGCAACTGTGAACCAAATCGAAGACTATCAGGTAGTGAAGAAGCTCGAGCTTACCCTTCCTGAGCAAGTAAAAGGTGTGTTCGAGTGCCCTAACTCAAACTGTATCACCCATGGTGAGCCAGTTGAGAGCCACTTCAACGTTATCGAGAAAAAAGACTCTATCCGACTAAAGTGCAAATACTGTGAGAAAGTCTATTCACGCGAGGTAGTTACTGAGTTATAACAGTAGCTTCAGCAAAAAAAACACAATCGGACAGAAGATGACTAAAGTACTTCACACAGAACAAGCTCCTGCAGCTATCGGCCCATACGTACAGGGTGTTGACCTAGGTAACATGGTAATGACTTCAGGTCAGATCCCAATCAACCCAGCGACTGGTGAGATCCCTGCAGACATCGCTGACCAAGCACGTCAGTCTCTAGAGAACGTTAAAGCGGTAGTTGAGTCATCAGGCCTAACCGTATCTGACATCAAGAAGATGACCGTATTCGTAAAAGACCTAAACGACTTCGTTACTGTAAACGAGGTGTACGGCAAGTTCTTTGATGAGCACAAGGTTGAGAACTACCCTGCTCGTTCATGTGTAGAGGTTGCACGTCTACCTAAAGATGTAGGTATCGAGATTGAAGCTATCGCAGTTCGCGCTTAGGTTTAAGCATTAAAAAAGGGAGCTCAGCTCCCTTTTTTATTATTTGTTTTTCACGCCATCTGCGGCATTTCTCGCATCCACTTCCGCATCCAAGCTTTCTAGCTTTTCCTTCATGCTCTCGCGACACACCTCAGCCAATTTACGTACATCCGACTTAGAGTACTCAGAGGTATCAACCGGTGGCAGCATCTCGATGATTACATGGCCATTATTCCAACGGTTCAGTTTGATCTTATCTTGAGTGGTACTGCACACGATCGGAATAATCGGCGTTTCTGCACCGATAGCCGCGTGGAAAGCTCCGGTTTTAAATGGCATCAAACCACGACCGCGCGAACGAGTACCCTCTGGGAACATCCATACCGACAGATGCGTCTGCTTCATCTTCTCGATAACCTGATCGATAGTGCCCATAGCTTTAGAGCGGTTTGCACGGTCAATCAAAATATTACCAGTCAACCAATAGATCTGACCAAATAGAGGTAGCCACAGCAGGCTCTTCTTACCCACAGTAACCACATTTGGGGTTACTGCTGAAGAAACCGTAAACAGGTCCCAAGTGTTCTGGTGGTTAGCGATATAGACTGCTTGACCTCGCTTGTAGGCATCCTCAGGAAGACGCAACTCAAGCTTAATACCAAATGCGCGATGCATGGCACCGAACATACGACCAAAGGTAAACACGTGCTTTGGATTTCTTGGACTAAACAAGCAGTAGCCGCATCCAAAGATAAACATCAACACGGCAAAAATAGCGACGATAATCACGCGCACTAAAGCAATCATTAACTCTTTCCCTACGGATTCATACTCAGATAACCTCTCGGCTCTTCATGATTGAAGATATTGAGGCAATTTGGCTATGTTCCGCGAACTGTAAAACCGATGAAATTTCGCGCAAATTGTTAAAATTTGCGGAAATAATGACGGCTAAGTGTATCAAATAAAAAAGCCGAAACCATAAGGTTTCGGCTATAAAATACTACCTAAAGCGACTAATCTTTGAATCTTTCGATATTAGCGCCAAGTTGGCTCAGTTTGTCTTCGATACGGTCGTAACCACGGTCGATATGATAGATACGATCGACAATGGTTTCACCCTTCGCGATACAGCCAGCGATAACCAAGCTCGCTGATGCACGTAGGTCGGTTGCCATTACCTGAGTACCGCTCAGACCTTCACTATCACCACAAATAACAGTGTGACCTTCGATCTCTGCCTTTGCGCCCATACGTTGAAGTTCAGGTACGTGCATAAAACGATTTTCAAAGATGGTCTCAGTGATTACGCCACCGCCCTTAGCCATCATGTTAAGCAGAGTGAACTGTGCTTGCATATCGGTTGGGAAGCCTGGATGTGGAGCTGTACGCACTGTAATAGCTTTCAGCTCACGACCTGTCATATCCAAACCAATCCAGTCGTCACCTGTAGTCACTTCAGCACCCGCTTCTTCAAGCTTAGCTAGAACTGCCTCTAACAGGCTAGCACGGGTATTGCGACATACGATCTTACCGCCAGATACAGCAGCAGCTACTAGGAAGGTACCTGTTTCGATACGGTCAGGAACCACAGCGTGTTCACCACCAGCAAGACGATCAACGCCTTCGATAGTGATAGTATCTGTGCCTGCACCAGAAATCTTCGCACCCAAAGCGTTTAGGAACTCAGCAGTATCTACGATCTCAGGCTCACGCGCAGCGTTATCCAAAGTAGTAGTTCCCTCAGCAAGGGTAGCTGCACTCATAATGGTGATGGTTGCGCCTACGCTTACCTTGTCCATTACGATATGTGCACCCTTTAGTCGACCGTCAACAGAGGCTTTTACATAACCATCTTCAAGAACGATATTCGCACCTAGGCTCTCAAGACCTTGGATGTGCAGATCAACTGGACGCGCACCGATAGCGCAACCACCAGGTAGACTCACCTGACCATGGCCAAAACGAGCAACCAATGGACCCAAAGCCCAAATAGACGCGCGCATGGTTTTTACTAAGTCGTACGGTGCTGTGTACTCGTTGATGCCTGACGCATCAACATGAATATTGGTGGTTTCACCTTCACGCTCGGCATTTGCGCCCAACTGCTTAAGTAGGGCTAGAGTGGTATCGATGTCACGTAGCTTAGGTACGTTGCGGATAACCACTGGCTCTTCAGCTAGGATAGCGGAGAACAAAATCGGTAGGGCTGCGTTCTTCGCACCCGAAATAGAAACTTCACCACTCAGTGGTTGGGACGATCCCGTAACTCGAAATTTTTCCATCAAATCGCCCTTATAGAGACATCAGTTTTTTGTCGCGCGCCCACTCTTCAGGCGTGTACGCTTTAATTGAAACTGCATGGATATCATTGCGTTGGATATACTCCATCAAAGGAGCGTAAATGAGCTGTTGCTTCTTAACGCGGCTCATGCCGTCAAACTTTGCATCTACAGCAACCACCTCATAGTGGCTACCTTCACCTTTCACGTGAATCTCTTCTAACTGTAGTGCGTCGTCTAGCAACTGTTTAACCTGTGAAATGTCCACTTTATCCCTCAATTTTTACTTCTAAATGCTCCGCGATCAGTGGCAGAGCATTGCTCACTTCAAACAGAGTAAGCAGTTTATCCGGTACAGAGCGTAGCATTATATGGCAGTGATATTTTTTTGCATGCTGAATTATGTGCAATATCAGGGCCATTGCCGCAGAATCACTGCTTTCTACCCTCGAAAAATCTAAATTTAGCCTCGAAGTATCCCAAGGCCATGCTTGGGCCTGTTGCCACAGCTCTGGGATCGTGTTTCGATCCAGAATTCCTGATAGCTCAATCACCTCGACACTGGTTTGTTTCCACAACGTCATAGCTATTGACCAGACGCTGTTTCATAACGAATTGGCGTCTGTGCAAGTTTAGCCAATTCTTCGGTTACTGCAGGCAGACCATCGCTGCGGATCTTACCGCCCCACTCCGACTGCTTGCTCGACAGGAGGCTCACCCCCTCAGCAACCATATCAAACGCCTGCCACTCCCCCGACTTACGGTCTTTACGCCACTTAAACTCTATTTTGATAGGTGGTTTATTTTTCTGCACTATCTCCACCGGAATAGATACAATGCGCTGATTTTCAGGAATGGCCTTTTCTCTAGCGTAGTTGATTTTCTGGTCTTGATACTGCGTAAGCACCTGAGCATAAGAGGTCACCAAGTAAGCCCTAAAGGCGACTAAGAACTCAGACACCTCGCCCTTATCAGCGCGCTTTAGATGATTACCCAACACCTTAAGCCCGGCGTAGCGGTAGTTCACATAGGGCATCAGCTCTTCTTCGACCACCGTTTTTAATAGTTCAGGCTGTTCACGCAACGCTTGTTGCTCATCCTTCAGACGGTCGAAGGTATTGCCACCCACCTGCTCCATCATCAAATAAGGCTTAGTTTTATCTACCGTCGCGGCCGCAGATAGAGGAGCAAACATCATTACTACAACCGCACATATACTCGCAATCCACTTCATTATTACTCTCCTGAGTCTCCGCCCACGTTATACAGGAACTGCCCTATCAGATTCTCAAGCACCAGAGCTGACTTGGTATCCTCGATAAAATCCCCGTCTTGCAGCATGTCTACATCATCATCCACAAAACCCGGCACTAGGCTGATGTACTGCTCACCAATAAGGCCTGAGGTTAGGATCTGGGCACTCGAGGTATCAGGAAAATAGCCATACTGAGTGCCGATAGACAGGGTCACTACTGGAGTGTAGTACTCAGTGTCTAGGCTGATATCACTCACCCTTCCTACAACTACACCACCTATCTTCACCGGCGAACGCACCTTGAGACTGCCAATATTGTCGAAGTAAGCCTTCAACTGGTAGGTGCTTTGATTGCCAATGCTCTTAACATCCGCCACCTTGAAAATGATAACCAATAGGGCGGCTATGCCTACCAACATAAAACTGCCGACCCAAAGTTCTAACTTCCTAGTTTTATTCATATCCTAATTCCCGAACAACAGCGCGGTTAGCACAAAGTCTAATCCCAACACCGCCAGTGATGAATGCACCACGGTGCGCGTTGTCGCCTGACTGATCCCTTCAGAGGTTGGCGTTGCATCATATCCATTGAATAGCGCCACCCAAGTAACTGTAATCGCAAATACAAACGCCTTTATCAGACAATTGCCAATATCGCGTCCGAATTCAACCGAGGACTGCATTGCAGACCAAAAACTGCCGTGATCGATCCCCTTCCAATCTACTCCAACTAACTGACCACCCCAGATACCTACCGCCACAAAGATCATGGTTAGGAGAGGCATACTGATAACTCCGGCCCAAAAGCGCGGACTTATTACGCGCTTTAGCGGGTCTACAGCCATCATTTCAAGACTAGACAACTGCTCAGTCGCTTTCATTAAGCCAATCTCTGCAGTCAAAGCCGAACCCGCGCGACCAGCAAACAAAAGTGCTGTCACCACAGGGCCAAGTTCACGCAGCAGCGATAGCGCTACCATCTGCCCGAGACTACCCTCTGCACCGTAGTCCACCAGCACCACATAACCTTGCAGGCTAAGTACCATGCCAATAAACAGCCCCGAAACCACTATAATTGCCAATGACTGCACGCCAACGGCATACAATTGCTTGGTTAGCAGTGGAAGGTTTTTGATAGGTTGTGGGCGATGACACAGGGCACCAATCAGCATAAGTAGCGAACGACCAAAGCCGGTCACTACTCGAATGCCACTAGCACCAAGCTCACTTACCTTATCCAGCATCTTGCAATAACTCCTGTTGCATAGATTGAGCAGGATAAGCGAAAGGGACGGCACCATCCGCCTCACCCGATACAAACTGCTTCACTCTAGGATCATCCATTTGATTGATTTCCTCGGGAGAGCCCTCAGCAATGATCTTACCATCGGCCAGCAAGTAGACGTGGTCGGCAATACTCATCACCTCTGGGACATCGTGAGAAACCACGATAGAGGTAATACCCATGGCTTGATTCAGCTTCTTGATAAGCTCCACCAACACACCCATGGTAATAGGGTCCTGTCCAACGAAAGGCTCATCGTACATCACCACTTCTGGGTCTAACGCAATCGCACGAGCTAGAGCCACGCGACGAGTCATACCGCCAGAGAGCTCACTTGGCATAAGCTCGGATGCGCCCCTGAGCCCAACGGCCTCAAGCTTTAGTAGCACTATGCTGCGGATAAAGGATTCATTGAGGGAGGTATGTTCGCGCAGAGGAAAGGCAACGTTGTCGAACACATTAAGGTCGGTAAATAGAGCGCCAGATTGAAACAACATGCTCATGCGCTTTCGCACCTTATACAACTTCGAGCGGCTAAGGCGATTTATCTGCTGGCCTTCAAACCATACCTCACCACTGTCGGGCTCAATTTGCCCACCAAAGAGTTTAAGTAAGGTAGTTTTACCTATTCCCGACGGCCCCATAATGGCGGTTATCTTGCCGGGAGGAATCGTTAAACTTATGTTATCGAATATCGTTCGCTCTCCGCGGGAGAAACTGAGCTGATTTATTCGAATACTTCCTTGATCTACCAACGTCGACACTCCTAGTCATTTAAGTTAGACTTGCTGCCTGTAAATTCGCAGTAAATCAACCAGTTGCTTAGTATCATTATTACTCAAACACGTTTTATTTGTATCACAACTGTGTAAATAATTTGTGTTGATTCTTCCCTTTTTAACAGCTAGACGTCAAAATCGGCTTTAATTTTTTTGTTCAACATAAAGAGTTTGTAATGTTAGGAGCGATAAGCTTTCTTATCCTAGGCCTGCTACTTCTGGTATGGAGCGCCGACAGGTTAGTATTTGGGTCAGCAGCCCTCGCGCGAAATTTTGGTATTTCTCCCCTAGTTATCGGTATGACTATCCTTGCCATGGGCTCGTCTGCACCTGAAATGATGGTGTCGGCAACTGCAGCTCTCGATGGCAAAACAGATACGGCTGTTGGTAACGTTCTAGGTTCGAACATCGCCAATATTGCGCTTATTTTGGGTATTACTGCGCTAGTTAAGCCTCTTTCAGTTAGCTCTGGCGTACTTAAGCGTGAGCTACCTCTGATGATCGTAGTTACTCTAATAGCCGGTGCTATTATGTGGAATGACTACCTAGGTCGTGAAGAAGGTATCCTTCTTATCGTTCTATTTGGTGCTTTTATCCTTGCGATGTTGCGCATTTCTCGCAAAGAGAAACTCAAGGGCGATGTATTAGTTTCAGAGCAAGAATCAGAAGTACCGGAAGGGGTGGATAACAAAAAAGCCGCTCTTTGGGTGGTTGTGGGTCTTGTTTTGCTGCCTATCTCAGCAGACCTTTTGGTTCAAAATGCGGTGATCATCGCTAAACACTTTGGCATGAGTGACCTAGTAATCGGTCTTACCATCATCGCTATTGGCACAAGTCTCCCTGAGCTTGCGGCATCCCTTGCTGGTGTGATGAAGGGTGAGGATGACATGGCGGTGGGTAACATCATTGGCTCCAACGTCTTCAATATTCTCGCTGTTATGGGTATCCCTGGCCTACTGAACCCATCTCTACTAAACGAGCATGCAATGGGTCGCGACTTCTGGGTGATGCTAGGCGTCTCTCTATTACTTGTTGTAATGGCTCTTGGAAAATCTCGAAGCATTAATCGAATCGAGGGTGGCATACTCTTTGTTCTATTTATCGCATATCAAGCCTATCTGTTTATAAATCTAGCTGCATAAAGGTTATTTCCCCGTGTCTGAATTCAATTTTAAACAAGCTGCAAATGAGGTTCTGGATATTGAAGTAAGAGGCTTGCAACAGCTGTCTCAATACATCAATGATGATTTCGTAAAAGCGTGTACCACAATCCTGAATAATAAAGAGGGAAAAGTGGTTGTGATGGGCATGGGCA contains:
- a CDS encoding calcium/sodium antiporter; its protein translation is MLGAISFLILGLLLLVWSADRLVFGSAALARNFGISPLVIGMTILAMGSSAPEMMVSATAALDGKTDTAVGNVLGSNIANIALILGITALVKPLSVSSGVLKRELPLMIVVTLIAGAIMWNDYLGREEGILLIVLFGAFILAMLRISRKEKLKGDVLVSEQESEVPEGVDNKKAALWVVVGLVLLPISADLLVQNAVIIAKHFGMSDLVIGLTIIAIGTSLPELAASLAGVMKGEDDMAVGNIIGSNVFNILAVMGIPGLLNPSLLNEHAMGRDFWVMLGVSLLLVVMALGKSRSINRIEGGILFVLFIAYQAYLFINLAA
- the mlaF gene encoding phospholipid ABC transporter ATP-binding protein MlaF yields the protein MVDQGSIRINQLSFSRGERTIFDNISLTIPPGKITAIMGPSGIGKTTLLKLFGGQIEPDSGEVWFEGQQINRLSRSKLYKVRKRMSMLFQSGALFTDLNVFDNVAFPLREHTSLNESFIRSIVLLKLEAVGLRGASELMPSELSGGMTRRVALARAIALDPEVVMYDEPFVGQDPITMGVLVELIKKLNQAMGITSIVVSHDVPEVMSIADHVYLLADGKIIAEGSPEEINQMDDPRVKQFVSGEADGAVPFAYPAQSMQQELLQDAG